The nucleotide window GAGTTTTGGCTCTGTAAGGGGCAGTATTGGAGTGGAACATGTTTGCATGTAATGAAACAACGTATAGAACCAACACAACTTTAAAGAGGAAAGGCTGGTGGAAGGGGTTTGAGAGAGTTATCACACACATGTCACAGTTTGGGGCATGTATAGATTGTAAGAGACGAACTAGGCATCATGATGAGGCTGAAGGTGGTCGGATAGATCGGAAGCGTTCTCTGTGGTCAATAGGGGTCATCTGGTGTTTCAGCGTAGCTACAACTTTGTACGAAGACATTCGTATTTATAAGATTGAAAGCCCGATAAATACGTCGCCAGAGGTGGAATTGCTTTTGGAGTCGACCATCGCAGCAAGGCACCTGACACTGCAGCTTGTCTCCAGGTCTCATATGTGCGAGGTCAAACCCTGGATCTCTCCTCAGCGGCAACATCCGGCGTTGACATCTTGCAGCCGCTCTTGGCCAGCCAAATGGGTGGCCCTTGCAACTTCCAACATCAAATTTACGAAGCTGACCTTGGACCACTCAAGTCCGTCTCGAATAAACTGGAAGTTATCAACTGGCTACGCAGGATCAATCGGCATCCATGAAGCCAAATGAGGGAACAACATTCAGCCCCAAGGCAGTCCCGCCGACGCCTCCACATAGACGCCCTTCCTTATTGCGCTCGATGTTCTCGATATCATCACTCCAGCACCACATATCTCTATTTGGTGACGGGGAAATCCCCCCGACCAAGCTCAAACCCGCCTCCACTCCCTCCACACCTATGtcggcaacaccaccacccaaacaCGATATAACTGCCACTAGGAAGATGTCAGAGGCTGGAACCGGATACTTTATGGCTGGCTTGGCCTCTCCAACGAGCACTTCGGAACGTGGACTCGTGCCAATCACAATAACGCCAAAGACGCGGGGAATCGATTGGCGATATGGAGCGCAAGGTGAGCGAACCCCAGCCGATTTTCTCTCCGTGTTTGGTTTCGGTTGGTCCCAAATTGGTCACTAACCTTGTTCGATCTTGACTGTCACTCTCTCCAGGCACAAGTCTCCTCGTAAACGCAGCCGAAGAATCGCGCCGCAGCGGGAACAGCGCCTTCAGTTCTAACTTCGAGCGATCAACCTACATAACCGGTCTCCAGAACTTACTCAACGGACTACCACTGGACCTCCGAGAATCCGAAATAACCACACTGCAGCAAGCCGTCCCGCCGGCGGTGGTCACCAGGATCATCCAAGAGAGTAGCCCTACTGAAAACAATAAGCCAGAAGTAAAACATAAGGACGTCTACAGGGAAAACGTACTCCACAAGTTCCTCCTCTGGATTTTCTGCCTGGTTGATCGATGGGTCTGGTTCGTTTGGCCGAAACTGTTGTGTTTCTATGTTAGGATGGAACAGGTCAGTCAAGCTCACGGACAAGAGGTGGCGGGCAGTCTAGGTAGAGGCGCGTTGTCGGTTGCTGATGCCATCGTCTTTGTTGTGAACCAGGAACCTGTAATGGAGGCGGCGCGGGGACTTGGCAAATGGGTTTATGAGGGGGTTTCGGGAGCTGTGACGGATTTTGTGGCAATGAAGGTAGCTGAGAGGAGCGGAGgcagcaacaagaagaagaatgaggaggagaaggaggaggagaaggaggaggagaaggaggaggagaaggaaggagaggaggaggtcaagtTGAAGGCATCTTGGTGGGAACGATACTTGTGGTAAGCGATCATGAGTACGACAACAGCGGCAAGAATTATTGGGATAGCGGTATCAGATTGGAGGTATTGATTGGGACCTGATTGGAATAAGAATATGCCTCAGACCATCATGTTTACAAATGTCCAGTTTCCCACTTTCTCGGTGTTGAGTACTGTATGCCCATGTGTAGAGAGATCGCCATGAGACGGAACGCAAGAGTGTGACGACTGACCCGACGTTGCGAGATGAGCGGATCTATCTCATGTGAGGCCATGACGGAGACCAATGCTCTGAGAATCTGCTGGACAGATGCCACAGAGCCTGTCGAGAAGTCCAGCTGAGGTACCCTGAGCCGAAACTCGGAGCCGACTGGAATTTCATGTTATTCCGTAGCACGAAGCTGATATGAACACCTTTTGAACCTTTGCCGGCCTCTACAGCGTAGAGAAAGGAGATGCTTGGTGTATCGTTTCCtgcgtagtgtacatagaCGAATGAGACAAGGACCAGGGAGGACTGAAGTGGGCAAAGGGGGAGGGTCCTGTTCGGCCCCATGTTTTGCGGAGATGATCGCTTTCCAGTGTTCCTGACTAGCGAATGTACCGTAAGGTAGCTCATCCCTATCTGAGGGTGCACAGGTACGCTTAGATACTGGGCCTCAAAGATGGGGCTCGGTGCGGAGTAACGGCTGATAAGATAAAGGCGGCTCATACGACAGGGATCTAACTTCAAGCTTCGACTTCGATAGCATGGAAATTTTTTGCTGTTGCAGGTACCAGGCCCTTAGCCACTTGCGCTCTCTTCCCAtctcttgtttttttttcctaccTTTTCTGCCCATCATTCCCATCACACTCGACGCCGACAACGGTTTGACCGATTTCTCTGGTTTGATTGTCCGCCTCTTATCGTCCCCACCCACAATTAATCCATCAACCCAAGTCGTTGACGGATCCGAGTGTGCGCCGCCATCTTATcagtcccgtcccgtcgcGTCGCTGTAGCCGTCGCCCAACATGAGGACCAGCGTATTGCGCCAGGCCGGCCTCTGCCGTGCTGCCCTCGCTGCCCGCCATCTTCAGATCTCCTCCAAGCCCTCGGCCGCCCTCTTGAGCCAGGTCACCCGCGCCATCGCCGTTCAGTCCCTTCCCTCGGCCTCTCTTCCCCGCTTCTACTCGGCCGAAGCCACTGCCCAAAGCAACACTGCTGCCTCCAATGGCCTCGTTACCCGCTTTGCCGACCTCGCCGCCTTGGGTGTTCATGAGAACGTTGTCCGCGCCATCACTCATGGCATGGGCTATGAGAACATGACCGAAGTCCAGTCTATGACCATCAGCCCCGCtctcaagggcaaggacatGTATGCCTAGATCCGTCACCTCCATTTCCGCGCTTTAAACAGTTGCTAACGTGAAGCTTCCAGTGTTGCTCAGGCCAAGACCGGAACTGGCAAGACACTTGGTTTCCTCGTCCCTGTGATCCAGAAGATCATCACCCAAGATCCCGACCTCGCCCACAGGTTTGGTGGCAAGAGAGCTCGTTCTGATGACATTcgcgccatcatcatctcgcCAACCCGCGAGCTTGCGGAGCAGATCGGAGAGGAGGCTCGTAAGTTAGTCAAGGGAACCGGTATCATCGTCCAGACTGCCGTTGGTGGTACCCAGAAGAACGCCATGCTGTACAAGACCCGTCAGCAGGGCTGCCATATCCTTGTTGGCACACCCGGTCGCCTGAACGATTTGCTTTCCGACAGCCACAGCGGCATCGACGCCCCCAGACTCTCGACCCTTGTTCTCGACGAGGCCGATAGAATGCTCGAAGTTGGCTTCAATGAGGAGCTTCGCCAGATTATCAACTACCTTCCCGATCGCAAGGTTCTTCCCCGCCAGACTCTGCTCTACTCTGCCACCATTCCCAAGGATGTTGTTGGTCTCGCCAGAAGCTACATCGACAAGAACAACTTCGAATTCGTCCAGACCGTCAAGGCCGATGAGGTCCTGACCCACGACCGTATCCCTCAGTACATCGTTCCCTGCAAGGGTTTCGAGAACATTTACCCGGCCATGCTGGAGCTGATCGAGAAGGCACTCAACGAGTCCAGGACTAACCCCGAGGCTCTTCCTTTCAAGGCCATCGTCTTCTTGCCTACTACCGCTGAGGTTATCATGGCCAATGCGATCTTCAAGCGCCTTCAGTGGAAGTTCAAGCACATTCCCAAGACTTGGGACATCCACTCCAAGCTCACTCAGAACGCCAGAACTCGTGCCGCCGACGAGTTCAAGAACGCGCGTACCGGTATCCTCTTTTCCTCGGACGTTACCGCCAGAGGCATGGATTTTCCCAACGTTTCCCACGTCATCCAGACCCACATCCCCCCCAACAGGGAGCAGTACATTCACCGTCTCGGACGTACCGGCAGAGCCAACAAGCCTGGCCAGGGCTGGCTTATCGTTCCCGACATCGAGCTCCACGCGGCGAGAAGCAGACTTCCCGGTCTCCCTATCAAGCGTAATGACGAGCTCGAGTGCGCTTCCGTCAACGCCGCTGATTCCGGTGCTGACAAGCACGCCAACTTCCAGCACATCCTTGACGCGGCGTCCAGACTCCCTGAGGACCTCTTCAAGGACTGCTACTCGTCCTACCTCGGTGGCGCTCTCCAGGGCATTGATCGCCAAGCCTTGGTCTATGCTCTCAACGACCTCGCCAAGTTTGGTTGGGGCTTGGAGGAGCCTCCTGCCGTCCGCCAGAGCATCATGAAGCACATGGGCCGTGTTCAAGGTCTGAGAGTCGAAACCAGAGAGCATTCTATGCGCCCCATGGGTAGCGGACCTGGCCACCGCCGTGATTTCAACTCGCGCGGCCCCCGTCGCCAGTCCGATGATCCCTTCGAGAATGCCCTTCACAGGGCTCAGGATCTCGATCGCCGTCCCACCCGTCGCCAGCAGGCCAGCTTCTAAACTAAGAGCTGGGTCAAACTGTGCATTGGCGACGAATGGGTTATTTGGTTTTTCCCGCTGAAAGAAGATGCTTGCGGGGTTTTGTCTGCTGAGCGAGACAGACACCTTCTCAAAAACCGTGGTATCGGGTCCCCCATGTATTTCCTTTCCGTACTGTTCGACATTGATACCATCTGTACTATAGCATAATTATCACGGGAAAAGCAAGGCCGgagtttctttttgtttccatACATTGGGGTGGCTTGTTGTCTATGGAAATGTTATGATAGACAGCGCGGGCAACACACAAAAGAGGGGTAGTACAGTCTTTTTTAGTTCCGTGGTCAcaagagaggagaagaattTTTGTTCAAGAAAtgggactgggactgggGCACACCTAGACATATTCGGGACTGGAGCTGGGGGGCTGGGGGCGTACTTCTGATTTTCATTTGTATAAGGAAAAGAATTGGGGCCATCTCGACTTTAGAAGATTTTCGTTCACTGTTTTTGAAAATTCCATCATGACATATTCACTGATCTCTTCGAGTTTCAACATGAATCGCACATAGACATTTTCGTGTTGTAAGATGCGAATCCTGGTAGCATGCTCCGATATCTGTCCGTTGATAGCCATGTTGACCTAAGTCTGAACTCCTTGCTTGAAAAACAAAGGATGAGTAAACACTCACCATGAATGACTCCATCTGATCTCACTTGTCGATCAATGTCCAGAAAGCTGTATTTTCTTCCATCTGAACTAGATCGTCCCCGTGGTAATCGAAGCCCCACAACCCGTTATCAGCTTCTCGACTCTTCTTCATATTTGTTTCTTAACATCCCCCATCAACTCATTCATACTCTTCTCCCAACCTGAAGGAGGGCAAATGCTAGGCAACTGCGTGTCGCGTAGATGTTCCTAAATGGTGAGGCCTCCTATAATAATGAGTCCTCCATTTTCCCTCTCCGTATCTTGCCCACACCCTTCTCATTCCTTCCcacctcttcccttcttctcctcgtggtataatatatatatcagCCTCATCAATCCTATCCCAAGTTTCCCTACTTTCTAGTtcccaccagcaccaccacctcctcctccaccgccaccaccctgCTGCCCACCAAAAAAGAATCCTTCAAACAGATCTAACTGCTGTCCATCGCTAAAATCATGATGG belongs to Neurospora crassa OR74A linkage group IV, whole genome shotgun sequence and includes:
- the cyt-19 gene encoding CYT-19 DEAD-box protein, with product MRTSVLRQAGLCRAALAARHLQISSKPSAALLSQVTRAIAVQSLPSASLPRFYSAEATAQSNTAASNGLVTRFADLAALGVHENVVRAITHGMGYENMTEVQSMTISPALKGKDIVAQAKTGTGKTLGFLVPVIQKIITQDPDLAHRFGGKRARSDDIRAIIISPTRELAEQIGEEARKLVKGTGIIVQTAVGGTQKNAMLYKTRQQGCHILVGTPGRLNDLLSDSHSGIDAPRLSTLVLDEADRMLEVGFNEELRQIINYLPDRKVLPRQTLLYSATIPKDVVGLARSYIDKNNFEFVQTVKADEVLTHDRIPQYIVPCKGFENIYPAMLELIEKALNESRTNPEALPFKAIVFLPTTAEVIMANAIFKRLQWKFKHIPKTWDIHSKLTQNARTRAADEFKNARTGILFSSDVTARGMDFPNVSHVIQTHIPPNREQYIHRLGRTGRANKPGQGWLIVPDIELHAARSRLPGLPIKRNDELECASVNAADSGADKHANFQHILDAASRLPEDLFKDCYSSYLGGALQGIDRQALVYALNDLAKFGWGLEEPPAVRQSIMKHMGRVQGLRVETREHSMRPMGSGPGHRRDFNSRGPRRQSDDPFENALHRAQDLDRRPTRRQQASF